A single genomic interval of Melanotaenia boesemani isolate fMelBoe1 chromosome 4, fMelBoe1.pri, whole genome shotgun sequence harbors:
- the LOC121639036 gene encoding uncharacterized protein LOC121639036 — MPRKKNFRISQAARRRAADRRTLDVSPQVPMDRCAPHGTGYRHKVRRWEVSVLTGRQHKLVLPPESHGKKVVFAIGDSHLRSLADGIVRLPEGRLAWGFMSTPGASATELRTEVLHAEVPQDPDLVCVLAPSNDLTAKHTIGRAAADFKRYLATVCSRWPKVCVLDFPPRLTVEDSLQELYRQEFHRVAARMAVKYFHIADHFPRQCLNLWSRDGVHLSDDIGMEIFAQLLWTVAYTQLETVPPAPPVCRPSPPSRFTPRVVVKGEVRVRHSPGPEEWTVVGPSGKSSGGCSAVQREPAGIPLNPVLFSSEMLEEMEKVSPSNLTSPADFAGVSPPKTLRVKHHSKRTRRVSRFWK; from the exons ATGCCGAGGAAGAAGAACTTCAGGATTTCGCAGGCGGCTCGGAGGAGGGCTGCGGACAGACGGACCCTTGACGTTTCTCCTCAGGTTCCCATGGACCGCTGTGCAC CGCATGGCACTGGGTACCGGCACAAGGTGAGGAGGTGGGAGGTGTCGGTGCTCACAGGGCGGCAGCACAAGTTGGTTCTTCCGCCGGAGTCCCACGGCAAAAAG GTGGTTTTTGCTATTGGTGACTCCCATCTTCGAAGCCTTGCAG atGGCATCGTGCGGTTGCCTGAGGGTCGTCTGGCGTGGGGGTTCATGTCAACGCCGGGGGCAAGCGCCACCGAGTTGAGAACTGAGGTGCTTCATGCTGAGGTGCCTCAGGATCCCGACTTGGTGTGCGTCTTGGCTCCGAGCAACGACTTGACCGCCAAGCACACCATCGGTCGTGCGGCTGCAGACTTCAAGCGGTACCTAGCCACCGTCTGCAGTCGCTGGCCgaaggtgtgtgtgctggactTTCCTCCGAGGTTGACCGTTGAGGACTCCCTGCAAGAGCTCTACCGCCAGGAGTTCCACCGGGTGGCAGCCCGCATGG ctgTGAAGTACTTCCACATCGCGGACCACTTCCCCCGGCAGTGTCTCAACCTGTGGAGTCGCGATGGT GTCCACCTGAGTGATGACATCGGAATGGAGATCTTCGCCCAGCTGCTGTGGACGGTTGCTTACACG CAACTGGAGACCGTGCCGCCAGCCCCGCCGGTGTGTCGTCCATCCCCACCTTCTCGCTTCACTCCCCGTGTGGTTGTGAAGGGAGAGGTGAGGGTGCGTCACAGCCCTGGCCCCGAGGAGTGGACTGTCGTTGGTCCGAGCGGCAAG tcctCTGGAGGATGCAGTGCAGTTCAGCGGGAG CCGGCTGGTATCCCCCTGAATCCTGTGCTGTTCAGCAGTGAGAtgttggaggagatggagaaggtTTCTCCATCAAATCTGACGTCTCCTGCTGACTTTGCTGGTGTTTCACCGCCAAAG ACGCTGCGTGTGAAACACCACTCCAAGAGGACTCGAAGGGTAAGTAGattttggaaataa